The Dysidea avara chromosome 13, odDysAvar1.4, whole genome shotgun sequence genome includes a region encoding these proteins:
- the LOC136243053 gene encoding glutathione S-transferase 1-like produces the protein MSTYKLYYYNAKGRAEPIRLIFAQAGVKYEDIRYEREDWPAIKPEKPFERIPVLDVDGTEICGGTNILRYLGMTFGMAGNNELDNAVLGGIADYITDIIETVSKVFHAKEEDKATMMAELKEKTLPNMLEVLQKNVKNGHFIGSEKLSWADIMGYWYMVILKTMFGVNLADYPVLQKLHDDVAALPNIKKWLETGPKDNIR, from the exons ATGTCTACTTACAAGCTATACTACTATAATGCTAAAGGAAGGGCAGAGCCAATCCGGCTCATTTTTGCTCAAGCCGGAGTGAAATATGAAGACATTCGATATGAACGAGAAGATTGGCCTGCGATAAAACCAG AAAAGCCATTTGAACGAATTCCAGTCCTTGATGTAGATGGTACAGAGATCTGTGGTGGTACAAATATTCTCCGTTACTTGGGAATGACTTTTG GTATGGCTGGTAACAATGAATTGGATAATGCTGTGTTGGGAGGAATTGCTGATTACATTACTGACATCATTGAAACCGTGTCAAAAGTATTTCACGCTAAAGAGGAGGATAAG GCTACAATGATGGCTGAACTCAAAGAGAAAACTCTCCCCAATATGTTGGAAGTTCTTCAGAAGAATGTGAAGAATGGACACTTTATTGGATCTGAg AAGCTCTCATGGGCTGACATAATGGGGTACTGGTATATGGTAATTCTGAAAACTATGTTTGGTGTTAATCTGGCTGACTACCCTGTGCTCCAGAAACTTCATGATGATGTAGCTGCTCTACCTAACATTAAGAAGTGGTTGGAGACAGGACCAAAGGATAATATTAGGTAA